The window ATGCCGCATATCGAGGAACGCTTCAAGAAACAGATCTTTGGAGTTCTTTTCCGGGAAAAGACCGAATTGTGACATCCCGGCGCCCACCACCGCTACCTCCCGGCCCAGTCGCTTTTTTTTACTCATCCCATTACCCTCTGCCGATCAGATGATTTTGCGATCTTTTCCTTCCCAGTAGGGATCACGCAATACCCTTTTTAAAATCTTACCGTAATTGTTTTTGGGCAACGATTCGATAAAATCGACGGATTTTGGCTTCTTGTAACCGGCCAGGTTTTCTTTGCAGAAATCAATCAACTCCTCGGCACGCACCTGAGCCCCGGGGAACAACGCCACAACCGCCTTGATGGCCTCGCCCCACGTGGGGTCAGGAATGCCGAAAACCGCCACCTCGCGCACCGCCGGATGGGTGAGCATGACTTCTTCAATTTCACGCGGATAAACATTCTCACCACCGGTGATGATCATATCTTTGGAGCGATCCATCAGAAACAGGTAGCCCTGTTCATCCATATAGCCAACATCACCGGTATGCAGCCAGCCATTGCGGATGGTGTCAGCGGTTGCCTCCGGGTTGCGCCAGTAGCCTTTCATGACCAGATCGGAGCGGGTTACCACTTCACCGATTTCTCCCGCCGGCAGCTCCTGGTCGTTAGCGTCAAAAATTTTCACCTCCACATCGGTCCGCTGGATGCCCGTCGAGGAAAGTCGTTTCTCTTGCGCGGCAGTCCCTTCGACAACATGGTCACGCGTGGGCAGGTAGGTGATGGTCATGGGAGATTCACCTTGACCATAGAGCTGCACCAGACAGGGACCAAGTTTTCCCAAAGCCCTTTTCAGGTCTTCGACATACATGGGCGCCCCGCCATAATTAAGACATTTCAATGAACGGTGATCATAGCGATCAACAGCGTCATTTTCCACCAAGAGCTTGATCATTGTCGGGGCCGCAAACATGTTGGTAATCCGGTGCTTTTCAATCGTCTGGAACACCAGTTCGGGATCAAATGATTTCGAGTCAAGAATAACGTTGGCAGCCGCTTTACCGACATTCGGCAGGGCATAGATGCCGCTGCCGTGTGAAAGCGGCGCGGCATGGAGAATAGCATCATCAGGGCCAAGAGAACTCATGTCGGCATAGAAATTCATCGTCATGGCCAGCATATTGCGATGGGTCAGCATTGCCCCTTTCGGCATGCCGGTAGTCCCTGAAGTATAAAAAAGCCAGGCCAGCTCATTGGGATCAACCGCAACATCCTGCCAATGTGCATCGCCCTCACCGAGAAGGGTTTCATAATCCTCCAGCATATCATCGGCACCGGCGGTCGTGATGAACAGCTTGACATTGGGGATCAGTCCTCTCACCTCTGCCAGGGGGGCATTGAACTCCGGTGAGATAATGACCGCCTTGGCCTGGGAATGGTCGATTATGAAAGCGCACTCCTTGGGATGCAGACGGAAATTGATCGGCACGGCGCCAAAGCCGGCTTTAAAGCAGGCAAATAGAGATTCCAGGGTTTGAGGATAGTTATACTGCAATATGGCGACATTATCGCCACGCCTTATGCCACGCCCGGTCAAAGCATGAGCCAGCCGGTTGGCCCGCTCATTAAATTGGGCATAGGTCAGGTGACGCTCACCATGAATGATTGCCGGATGCTCAGGATAGGTGCGGGCAGATTTGGTTAAGAGTGTACCGATGTTCACAACAGTCTCCTGCCTGTAAAAGCTTTTTCATTCATGCCATGACCCAGCCACCGTCGACATTCAGGACTTGGCCGGTAATATAACTGGAGGCCGCGGATGCGAGGAAAAGCGCCGCATCGGCCATGTCTTCGGGAGTACCCCAGCGGGCAATGGGCAACCCCTGGACACTGTAGTCAAACCCTTTGGTCATCTCGGTTTTGCAGGCTCCGGGAGCAATGGCATTGACGTAGATGCCATCCTTGGCAACATCTTTGGCCAGCCAGCGGGTCAACGAGAGGACGCCACCCTTAGCAGCGGCATAGGCCGGGCCTGAGCGGCCACGCATGGCTTCCGGACTGTCATCAAGCTTGGAGACCGCACCGCCGATAATACCGGAAATGGAACTGACATTGATGATTTTGCCATACCCACGATCACGCATGTGGGGATAGATGGCCTGGATACAGAGAAAGGTCCCACGCATGATGATGTTGCAGACCCGGTCCCAGGTTTCCACCGGGGTATCGACCAATGAGTCACGATGCACAATGCCGGCATTATTGACCAGAATATCAATATGATCCATGGCTTCAATGCTTGCTGCCGCAAGGCGCCGGATATCCTCGGGTTCGGACATATCAGCTTTTATATAGTTTGCCGCCCCCCCCATCGCCCTGATTGTTGCAACCGTTTCATCGCCGGGGATAATATCACTAACCACCACACCCGCGCCGGCTTCGGCCAACGCGATGGCGATGCCAGCGCCGATACCCCGGGCGGCCCCGGTAACAATCGCGTTTTGCCCTGACAAATCATATTTCTTGATGCCCATACAGTGTTCCTTTCCTGTTTACTCAAGTCTGGTGATGTTCCTCCAGCAACCAAGCACTCAAAACTGATGGCTTACGATCACTTGAAAATGACGCCTGGGATATAGGTGATGATTGATGGAAAGAAAATGCAGATCAAAACACCGATTACCTGCAGGGCAATGAACGGCAGCACCCCTTTGTAAATTTCCAGCATCTGGTATTTCCCCCTGGGCGCGGCACCGGCAAAATAGAACAGCGCATAACCAAAGGGGGGGGTCAGAAACGAGGTCTGCAGCACAATGCAGATGAGCATCGAAAACCACAGAGGATTGAAACCCAGCTCCATACAGACAGGCATGTAAACCGGGAGGCAGACGAGAAGGATGGCCACCCAGTCAATGAACATCCCCAGGATGAAGACGGCGAGGAGCATGATGAAGAGGATCATCCCCGGCTGAAGATCTCCTCCCATGAGCAGGTTGGTAATGACATCCCCCCCGCCGACAAAGAGAAAAGTGGCGCTGAAAAGATTGCCGAAAAGGACGAGGATCATGACCATTGATGTGGTCCTGAGCGTCGCCTTGCAGGACTCGAAGATCACCTTCCGGTTGAAGTTGCCGCGGGTGATGGCCAGGATGGCGGCACCAAAGACACCGACCCCCGCTGCCTCGGAAGGCGTGGCGACACCTCCAAGGATGGTGCCCATGACCGCGAAGATCAGCACCAGCGGCGGAATCAAGGACTTTATGACCATCCACATCTTTTGCCGGGCAGAATAGCCGGAGGCCTCCTCCCTGCTGATGGCAGGACCGTAGGCAGGCTTCACCTGGCACATGGTAAAGACATAAACCATGTACAGCAGCGACAACAGCAGACCCGGCAGGATGGCCGCAGCGAAGAGGGCACCCACCGACGTTTCTTTAAGCCCGGTCAAACCGCCATACACAACGAGCATGATGCTCGGCGGGATCAGGATGCCCAGTGTGCCGCCGGAACAGATCAGACCGGCGGCCATCTCCTTATTGTAACCCTTTTCGAGCAGTTTCGGACCGGCAAGGAGGGTCATGCCGACGACCGAAGCGCCGACGATACCCGTGGTGGCGGCCAGGATAACGCACACGAAGATAACCGCCAAACCTAGTCCGCCCTTTATCTTGCCCATAACCACGTAGAGGGCTTCAAACAGGGCATCGGAAATCTTGGCACGGTCCAACAACTGCGCCATCAGGATAAACAGCGGGACCGCCACGAGCACAAAATTGTTCATGGTGCCCCAGGCGTTGTTGATAAAAAACCCTAAAAGGCCGTCAACATTGAAGCCGTTTTCAATCAACCCGAAGATTACCGCGGTGCCGGCAAGTGAATACGCCAAGGGAAGCCCGAGCACGATGAAGACAATAAGCGTGGCAAACATGCCGATGGTTAACAGTTCCGGACTCATGACATCCTCTTAACGAACCGCTTCTTTTTGCCCGAAGGTCAAAAAGCGTTTAATCAGGTTAGAAAGAACTTGCAGGAAAAGAAAGGTGAACCCCAGAGCCATCATCAACTTCACCGGCCAGATCGGCGGCGCCCACGCCGATGACAGTTCCTCGAGGATTTTCGTCGAGGTGATCGCGTTGTCCCAGGCCCAAATGCCAAGCAGAGTAACGAGGGGAAGGGTTACCAAGATCGTCAGGACGATATAGAGGATATCCTGAATTTTCCTGGGCAATCTGCTGCTGAAGATATCCACTCTCACATGACCATCATAATATTCCGTATAGCCATAGCCCATGACAAAATGCACGCCGTACATGAAGGTCGTCAATTCCAGACCCCAGATCGTCGGCGCGTTGAAGAAATAGCGCCTGACGACTTCGTAGCAGACCATCACCACCAGGGCCGCCATGATAAGCGACGACGCCTCCGCCTGTTTCACAACGATCTTGTCGATTGTCTTCGTAAGCGACCTCAGCATGGACTCCACTCCTGTTTCTGCCCTGTGCCATGGATGACCAGCAACAGATTCCGCGCTACGATGCCGGTCTTTTGAGCCAAAAATGCGGTTCAACCATTCAAAAATGCTGCTGTCTCGCATGGGGATACCTTGCCGGATTCGCCACGATCGGCGAATCCGGCAGGCCCCTTTTTAGCGGTTCCTCTCTTCAGGCGTCATGCCCTACTCGTGCAGCTTTCCCTTTACCACGTCATCAAGCGGCCAAGGTGTTGCGCCGGCCCGGGCGGCACGCCAGTCAGCAAAGTCCTTCTTCAACGCTTCCTGGGATTCAAGCAGCCGTTTGCAGTCAGGATTTCTGGCTTTCACTTTTTCCAGGTAGGCTTGCGTCGTCTTGGCAAAATCGGTAATGGTCGCGTCATCCATCATAATAATTTCAGAATGTTCCTTGAAACGGCGGATAGCCTCGGCATTCAGGTTGTTGATCCAGCTATAGCTCCAGAGCTGGGTCTCCTTGGCGGCCGTATCGATGATCCATTTCAGATCGTCGCCCAGTTTGTCATAGGCCTGCTTATTGAAAAAGAAAGCGAACTGACAGGCGGTCTGATGAACACCCGGTTCGATGATGTATTTGGTAACCTCGTCAAAACCCATCGGCCAGTTGACCGCCGGAGAGGAAAACTCCGCCGCATCCAGAACGCCTGTCTGCAGGGAGAGATACACTTCGCCGCCGGGAGTAGCAACGCCGGAAGCACCAAGTTCGTTGAGGATATCCAGGTACCAGCCCCAGGTTCTGACCTTCATCCCCTTGAAATCCTCCATCTTGGTGGCGCGCCGGTTGGAGTTAAGCCCCATTTCCTGGCCCACTTGGCCGCCGGGCAGCGCAACAAGGTTGTATTGGCCATAGAGATTCTGCATCTCCTGCAGGCCGCCCCGTTCATAGAGCCAGATATTATAAAGTTCACCGTCCAGCCCGTAGGGAACGGAACCAAAGGCGATAAACGCCTCGTTCTTGCCCTTCCAGTAACCAGGCCAGTCATGTCCGGCTTGAAAGGAGCCTTTGCTGACCGCATCGAAAATCTCCATGGCAGGAACAAGTTCGCCGGCTGAAAAGGCCTTGATGTCCAGACGACCGCCGGAAGCCAGACGGACCGTGTCGCAGAAATGGACAGCCATGTCGTAGAACAGCAGCCCTTTGGACCAGGGAAGAACCATTTTCCAGCGGTGTTTTTCGGTGCTGGTGGTGACCTTGAGTCTCTTCACTTCTTCAATTCTGTCATCCGCACCAAATTTCGTCCGATCTGACTTTTTCTTCTGATCGGCAGCCAATGCCATGTTGCCAACAAATAAAAAAATTACCGCAAATAGTACTGCCGCCTTGAGACATCTCTTCATGATTCCTCCTCCTGTTTGCAGGAGCAGCCTTGTGCTGCTCGGTTGTAGGTCGCTCTGACTATCCTGTTTGTGAGAAATCATGCTGTGATTTCACCACATCCTAAAAAGAGAGATAGCAAATTTATCCATCTGCAGCTGCGGAAAGTCCGTGGATTGGATGCGGGGTACCCTCGTTGTATTCCGATCGCCAAACTTCCTGGGAATAACCTGCTGCACCTAGCAGAAGGTCCAGCCGCCATCGATGCTTACCGCCTGGCCGGTAATACACTGGGCTTGATCGCTGGCCAAATAGAGCGTCAGGGCTGCAAGCTCTTCCGTACTTACGAGTTTTTTCAGAGGCTGGTTTTTGAGCAACACCTGTTGAGGGACTTCACTCTCAGTGATATTGTATTGAACCGCCAGATCTTTTATCTGTTTCTGCACCAATGGAGTAAGTACGTACCCCGGGCAGATTGAGTTGGCGGTGATGTTCCATTCGGCAAGTTCACACGCCATAACCTTGGTAAAACCGATAATGCCATGTTTGGCCGCTACGTAAGCGCATTTCCAAGGGGATGGGGCTTTTCCATGGGCTGATGAAATACTGATTATCCGTCCCCACTTTTTTTCCTTCATGTAGGGGACACAGGCTTTGGTGCAAAGAAATGTCCCGGTCAACATCACAGAGATAAGCTGATTCCATTTTTCCAGAGGGAACTCTTCTATTTTGCTGATAAACTGAAGACCGGCATTGTTGACAATAATATCTGCCGAGCTGAATGTTGAAACGGTTTTTTCCACCATCTCGACAACACTGTCCTCCCTGGACA of the Candidatus Anaeroferrophillus wilburensis genome contains:
- a CDS encoding long-chain fatty acid--CoA ligase, which produces MNIGTLLTKSARTYPEHPAIIHGERHLTYAQFNERANRLAHALTGRGIRRGDNVAILQYNYPQTLESLFACFKAGFGAVPINFRLHPKECAFIIDHSQAKAVIISPEFNAPLAEVRGLIPNVKLFITTAGADDMLEDYETLLGEGDAHWQDVAVDPNELAWLFYTSGTTGMPKGAMLTHRNMLAMTMNFYADMSSLGPDDAILHAAPLSHGSGIYALPNVGKAAANVILDSKSFDPELVFQTIEKHRITNMFAAPTMIKLLVENDAVDRYDHRSLKCLNYGGAPMYVEDLKRALGKLGPCLVQLYGQGESPMTITYLPTRDHVVEGTAAQEKRLSSTGIQRTDVEVKIFDANDQELPAGEIGEVVTRSDLVMKGYWRNPEATADTIRNGWLHTGDVGYMDEQGYLFLMDRSKDMIITGGENVYPREIEEVMLTHPAVREVAVFGIPDPTWGEAIKAVVALFPGAQVRAEELIDFCKENLAGYKKPKSVDFIESLPKNNYGKILKRVLRDPYWEGKDRKII
- a CDS encoding SDR family oxidoreductase yields the protein MGIKKYDLSGQNAIVTGAARGIGAGIAIALAEAGAGVVVSDIIPGDETVATIRAMGGAANYIKADMSEPEDIRRLAAASIEAMDHIDILVNNAGIVHRDSLVDTPVETWDRVCNIIMRGTFLCIQAIYPHMRDRGYGKIINVSSISGIIGGAVSKLDDSPEAMRGRSGPAYAAAKGGVLSLTRWLAKDVAKDGIYVNAIAPGACKTEMTKGFDYSVQGLPIARWGTPEDMADAALFLASAASSYITGQVLNVDGGWVMA
- a CDS encoding TRAP transporter large permease subunit, with translation MSPELLTIGMFATLIVFIVLGLPLAYSLAGTAVIFGLIENGFNVDGLLGFFINNAWGTMNNFVLVAVPLFILMAQLLDRAKISDALFEALYVVMGKIKGGLGLAVIFVCVILAATTGIVGASVVGMTLLAGPKLLEKGYNKEMAAGLICSGGTLGILIPPSIMLVVYGGLTGLKETSVGALFAAAILPGLLLSLLYMVYVFTMCQVKPAYGPAISREEASGYSARQKMWMVIKSLIPPLVLIFAVMGTILGGVATPSEAAGVGVFGAAILAITRGNFNRKVIFESCKATLRTTSMVMILVLFGNLFSATFLFVGGGDVITNLLMGGDLQPGMILFIMLLAVFILGMFIDWVAILLVCLPVYMPVCMELGFNPLWFSMLICIVLQTSFLTPPFGYALFYFAGAAPRGKYQMLEIYKGVLPFIALQVIGVLICIFFPSIITYIPGVIFK
- a CDS encoding TRAP transporter small permease subunit → MLRSLTKTIDKIVVKQAEASSLIMAALVVMVCYEVVRRYFFNAPTIWGLELTTFMYGVHFVMGYGYTEYYDGHVRVDIFSSRLPRKIQDILYIVLTILVTLPLVTLLGIWAWDNAITSTKILEELSSAWAPPIWPVKLMMALGFTFLFLQVLSNLIKRFLTFGQKEAVR
- the dctP gene encoding TRAP transporter substrate-binding protein DctP — protein: MALAADQKKKSDRTKFGADDRIEEVKRLKVTTSTEKHRWKMVLPWSKGLLFYDMAVHFCDTVRLASGGRLDIKAFSAGELVPAMEIFDAVSKGSFQAGHDWPGYWKGKNEAFIAFGSVPYGLDGELYNIWLYERGGLQEMQNLYGQYNLVALPGGQVGQEMGLNSNRRATKMEDFKGMKVRTWGWYLDILNELGASGVATPGGEVYLSLQTGVLDAAEFSSPAVNWPMGFDEVTKYIIEPGVHQTACQFAFFFNKQAYDKLGDDLKWIIDTAAKETQLWSYSWINNLNAEAIRRFKEHSEIIMMDDATITDFAKTTQAYLEKVKARNPDCKRLLESQEALKKDFADWRAARAGATPWPLDDVVKGKLHE
- a CDS encoding 3-hydroxybutyrate dehydrogenase, translated to MIADKTAIVTGAGSGIGKAIALHLAKNGARVVAADLNDVAAEKTATEITGQGGRSIAVGCDVSREDSVVEMVEKTVSTFSSADIIVNNAGLQFISKIEEFPLEKWNQLISVMLTGTFLCTKACVPYMKEKKWGRIISISSAHGKAPSPWKCAYVAAKHGIIGFTKVMACELAEWNITANSICPGYVLTPLVQKQIKDLAVQYNITESEVPQQVLLKNQPLKKLVSTEELAALTLYLASDQAQCITGQAVSIDGGWTFC